A genome region from Thermococcus gorgonarius includes the following:
- a CDS encoding M42 family metallopeptidase, which translates to MVDFELLKKIVEAPGVSGYEFLGVRDVVIEAFKPYVDEIKVDKLGNVIAHKKGSGPKVMLAAHMDQIGLMVTHIEKNGFLRVAPVGGVDPRTLIAQRFKVWIGPNEYIYGVGGSVPPHIQKPEERSKAPTWDQVFLDIGAESKEEAEEMGVKVGTIITWDGRLERLGKHRLVSIAFDDRIAVYTLVKAAQELEKSDADIYFVATVQEEVGLRGARVSAFGIDPDYGFAIDVTIAADVPGTPEHKQVTQLGKGTAIKIMDRSVICHPTIVRWMEELAKKYEIPYQWDILLGGGTDAGAIHLNKAGVPTGAISVPARYIHSNAEVVDERDVDAGVKLMVKVLEHIGELKV; encoded by the coding sequence ATGGTGGACTTTGAACTTCTCAAGAAAATCGTCGAAGCCCCGGGGGTTTCCGGCTACGAGTTTCTTGGAGTAAGGGACGTTGTTATAGAGGCCTTCAAGCCCTACGTTGACGAGATAAAGGTCGATAAGCTCGGCAACGTTATAGCGCACAAAAAGGGAAGTGGGCCAAAGGTAATGCTTGCGGCTCACATGGACCAGATAGGCCTTATGGTAACGCACATCGAGAAGAACGGATTCCTCCGCGTCGCCCCGGTCGGCGGTGTTGACCCAAGAACCCTGATAGCCCAGAGGTTTAAAGTCTGGATCGGACCGAACGAGTACATCTACGGTGTCGGCGGAAGCGTCCCGCCACACATCCAGAAGCCCGAGGAGAGGAGCAAGGCCCCGACCTGGGATCAGGTCTTCCTTGACATCGGGGCAGAGAGCAAGGAAGAGGCCGAGGAGATGGGAGTTAAGGTAGGCACCATTATCACCTGGGACGGCAGGCTTGAGCGCCTCGGAAAGCACAGGCTCGTTAGCATCGCCTTCGACGACAGGATAGCGGTTTACACCCTCGTTAAGGCCGCCCAGGAGCTTGAGAAGAGCGACGCTGATATATACTTCGTCGCAACCGTCCAAGAAGAGGTTGGCCTCCGCGGTGCCAGGGTTTCGGCCTTTGGAATCGACCCCGACTACGGCTTTGCCATCGATGTCACCATAGCGGCCGATGTTCCAGGTACGCCTGAGCACAAACAGGTAACCCAGCTCGGAAAGGGAACGGCGATAAAGATTATGGACCGCTCGGTGATCTGCCACCCGACGATAGTCAGATGGATGGAGGAGCTCGCTAAGAAGTACGAGATACCCTACCAGTGGGACATTCTCCTCGGCGGTGGAACCGACGCCGGGGCGATACACCTTAACAAGGCTGGCGTTCCAACGGGAGCGATAAGCGTTCCAGCGCGCTACATACACTCGAACGCTGAAGTTGTGGATGAAAGGGATGTAGACGCTGGGGTTAAGCTCATGGTTAAAGTCCTTGAGCATATAGGCGAGCTCAAGGTCTGA
- the sfsA gene encoding DNA/RNA nuclease SfsA codes for MKKPGLLELDTVPCTFIERLNRFVALVEVKGETKRALVTNTGRLEEFMVPGRKVFCVPKTGGKTDFILVAFEDLGGKGAVIDTRTQAKAFERAVELGLIPWLKDCFIKRKEVTVGKSRLDYLFGCPNEEVYAEMKSAVLRGGERGEYAMYPDCPSTRGQKHIRELIELRRSGKRAMIFFIGAMPGVEKFKPYEKGDPEIARLLREARKAGVEIHALSISLIPGKGIVLERPELEIEI; via the coding sequence ATGAAAAAGCCAGGACTACTCGAACTAGACACCGTCCCGTGCACCTTCATCGAGAGGCTCAACCGCTTCGTCGCTTTGGTGGAAGTTAAAGGGGAAACCAAAAGGGCCCTCGTCACGAACACTGGAAGGCTGGAGGAGTTCATGGTTCCGGGGAGGAAGGTTTTCTGTGTCCCAAAAACAGGCGGAAAGACGGACTTCATTTTGGTCGCCTTCGAAGACTTGGGAGGAAAAGGAGCTGTGATAGACACGAGAACTCAAGCCAAGGCTTTTGAGAGGGCTGTTGAGCTGGGTCTAATCCCATGGCTAAAGGACTGCTTTATAAAGAGGAAAGAGGTAACTGTAGGGAAATCCCGCCTCGACTACCTATTCGGGTGTCCCAATGAAGAGGTCTACGCCGAGATGAAGAGCGCGGTTCTGAGGGGTGGAGAGCGCGGGGAATACGCAATGTACCCGGACTGCCCTTCAACGAGAGGTCAGAAGCATATAAGGGAGCTGATAGAGCTAAGAAGAAGCGGGAAACGGGCGATGATATTCTTCATCGGTGCCATGCCGGGCGTGGAGAAGTTTAAACCCTACGAGAAAGGTGACCCAGAGATAGCGAGGCTTTTGAGGGAAGCGAGAAAAGCTGGCGTTGAGATCCACGCCCTAAGTATCTCCCTAATTCCAGGAAAGGGCATCGTCCTTGAGAGGCCCGAGCTTGAAATCGAAATATAG
- a CDS encoding DNA-directed RNA polymerase subunit P, giving the protein MVKAIYRCAKCGREVELDLATAREVRCPYCGSKILYKPRPKVARRVKAI; this is encoded by the coding sequence ATGGTAAAGGCAATCTACCGCTGTGCCAAGTGTGGTAGGGAGGTTGAGCTTGACCTCGCCACAGCCAGAGAAGTTCGCTGCCCGTACTGCGGCAGTAAGATACTCTACAAGCCGAGGCCAAAGGTTGCAAGAAGGGTTAAAGCCATCTGA
- a CDS encoding 50S ribosomal protein L37ae — translation MGRTTKVGSAGRFGPRYGLKIRRRVAAVEAKMKQKHVCPVCGRKAVRRISTGIWQCQKCGATFAGGAYLPTTPAGKVAKRVVVSKA, via the coding sequence ATGGGAAGAACCACAAAGGTCGGTTCCGCCGGAAGGTTTGGTCCCAGGTACGGTCTCAAGATAAGAAGAAGAGTGGCCGCCGTTGAAGCCAAGATGAAGCAGAAGCACGTCTGCCCGGTCTGCGGAAGGAAGGCCGTCAGGAGAATAAGCACCGGAATCTGGCAGTGCCAGAAGTGTGGTGCCACTTTCGCCGGCGGCGCATACCTGCCGACCACTCCGGCCGGAAAGGTCGCAAAGCGTGTTGTTGTCTCCAAGGCGTGA
- a CDS encoding MoaD/ThiS family protein: MIRVKVLGRGIEREIEWKKGMLVKDVLREIGFNTESAIARVNGRVALEDEAVEDGANVEVIPVVSGG, encoded by the coding sequence ATGATCAGGGTAAAAGTGCTCGGAAGGGGAATAGAGAGGGAGATAGAATGGAAAAAAGGCATGCTCGTCAAGGACGTGCTCAGAGAGATTGGCTTCAACACCGAGAGCGCAATAGCGAGGGTGAACGGAAGGGTAGCCCTTGAGGATGAAGCCGTTGAAGACGGGGCCAACGTTGAGGTAATACCCGTGGTCTCCGGCGGGTAG
- a CDS encoding translation initiation factor IF-2 subunit alpha encodes MPRKAKEYPEEGEFVVATVKNIHPYGAFLTLDEYPGKEGFMHISEVAPTWVKNIRDYIKEGQKIVAKVIRVDPSKGHIDLSLKRVNQQQRKAKLQEYKRAQKAENLLKMAAEKIGKDFETAWREVWVPLEEEYGEVYAAFEDAAQNGIEVLKGLIPDEWLKALKPIIEAYVEIPTVTIDAEFEITVPKPNGIEIIKEALIKARDRANQEKDIEVKFSYQGAPRYRIDITAPDYYKAEEVLEDIAEEILRVIKEAGGEATLIRKEKRIKKVKKRGK; translated from the coding sequence ATGCCAAGGAAAGCCAAGGAGTATCCTGAGGAAGGGGAGTTCGTTGTTGCCACGGTTAAAAATATTCACCCTTACGGTGCGTTCCTCACGCTGGATGAGTACCCCGGCAAAGAGGGCTTCATGCACATAAGCGAGGTCGCTCCCACCTGGGTCAAGAACATAAGGGACTACATCAAAGAGGGGCAGAAGATAGTGGCGAAGGTCATAAGGGTCGATCCCAGCAAGGGACATATTGATCTGAGTTTAAAGCGCGTCAACCAGCAGCAGAGAAAGGCCAAGCTCCAGGAGTACAAGAGAGCCCAGAAGGCCGAGAACCTGCTCAAGATGGCGGCCGAGAAGATAGGAAAGGACTTTGAGACCGCCTGGCGGGAGGTCTGGGTTCCGCTTGAGGAGGAGTACGGGGAAGTTTACGCAGCCTTCGAAGATGCCGCCCAGAACGGAATAGAGGTTCTCAAGGGACTCATTCCCGACGAGTGGCTCAAGGCCCTCAAGCCCATAATCGAGGCCTACGTTGAGATACCGACAGTTACCATCGACGCCGAGTTTGAGATAACGGTTCCAAAACCCAATGGAATCGAGATAATCAAAGAGGCCCTGATAAAGGCCAGGGACAGGGCAAATCAGGAAAAGGACATCGAAGTAAAGTTCTCCTACCAGGGAGCACCGAGGTACAGAATAGACATCACGGCCCCAGACTACTATAAGGCTGAGGAAGTGCTGGAAGACATAGCCGAGGAGATACTAAGGGTGATTAAAGAAGCGGGCGGAGAGGCCACGCTGATCAGGAAGGAGAAGAGGATAAAGAAAGTCAAGAAGAGGGGTAAGTGA
- a CDS encoding RNA-protein complex protein Nop10, protein MNFRIRKCPNCGRYTLKEICPVCGTKTKVAHPPRFSPEDPYGEYRRRLKRELLGITRRE, encoded by the coding sequence ATGAACTTCAGGATAAGGAAGTGCCCCAACTGCGGCAGATACACGCTCAAGGAAATCTGCCCGGTCTGCGGAACCAAGACCAAGGTAGCACACCCGCCGCGCTTCTCGCCGGAGGACCCCTACGGCGAATATCGGAGAAGGCTGAAGCGTGAGCTTTTAGGGATAACCAGGAGGGAGTGA
- a CDS encoding proteasome assembly chaperone family protein: MKETMIYLLERPKLRDPVFIEGLPGIGLVGKLAADHLIQELNAVKFAELYSPHFMHQVLIRKNSVVELMKNEFYYWKNPDENGRDLIIITGDQQVPPTDSPGHYEVVGKMLDFVQELGVREIITMGGYQVPELQGEPKVLAAVTHEELIEHYKAKLEGCQVEVIWREDEGGAIVGAAGLLLGMGKLRSMYGISLLGESLGYIVDPKAAKAVLSAVTKILGIELDMSALDERAKETEEILRKVQEMQRAMLEQSMPPQQEEEDRGYL, encoded by the coding sequence ATGAAAGAAACCATGATTTACCTCCTTGAAAGGCCCAAGCTCAGGGACCCCGTGTTCATCGAGGGGCTCCCTGGAATAGGTTTGGTTGGAAAGCTGGCAGCGGATCATCTCATTCAGGAGCTCAACGCGGTCAAGTTTGCGGAGCTTTACTCGCCTCATTTCATGCACCAGGTTCTCATCAGGAAGAACTCAGTTGTCGAGCTCATGAAGAACGAATTCTATTACTGGAAGAATCCAGACGAGAACGGAAGGGACCTGATAATCATCACTGGCGACCAGCAGGTTCCGCCCACGGACAGCCCGGGCCACTATGAAGTTGTCGGCAAGATGCTCGACTTCGTTCAGGAGCTCGGTGTGAGGGAGATAATCACCATGGGCGGCTACCAGGTTCCAGAGCTCCAGGGAGAGCCAAAGGTTCTCGCTGCTGTAACACACGAGGAACTCATAGAGCACTACAAAGCAAAACTCGAAGGCTGCCAGGTTGAAGTTATCTGGAGGGAGGACGAGGGTGGAGCTATAGTCGGCGCCGCCGGTCTACTCCTTGGAATGGGCAAGCTCCGCTCGATGTACGGTATAAGCCTGCTCGGCGAGAGCCTTGGGTACATCGTTGATCCTAAAGCGGCTAAAGCCGTTCTCTCGGCTGTCACAAAGATACTGGGCATAGAACTCGACATGTCCGCCCTCGATGAAAGGGCAAAGGAAACCGAAGAGATACTCAGGAAGGTTCAGGAGATGCAGAGGGCGATGCTTGAGCAGAGCATGCCCCCACAGCAGGAGGAAGAGGACAGGGGCTACCTCTGA
- the glmM gene encoding phosphoglucosamine mutase, which yields MGKLFGTFGVRGIANEKITPEFALKMGMAFGTMLKREGRKRPLVVVGRDTRVSGEMLKDALISGLLSVGCDVIDVGIAPTPAIQWATNHFKADGGAVITASHNPPEYNGIKLLEPNGMGLKKEREAVVEEIFFNEDFDRARWDEIGEVREENIIKPYIEAIKSRVDVEAIKARRPFVVVDTSNGAGSLTLPYLLRELGCKVVSVNAHPDGHFPARNPEPNEENLKEFKEIVKALGADFGVAQDGDADRAVFIDENGRFIQGDKTFALVADAVLREKSGGLLVTTIATSNLLDDIAKRNGAKVMRTKVGDLIVARALLENNGTIGGEENGGVIFPDFVLGRDGAMTTAKIVEIFAKSGKKFSELIDELPKYYQFKTKRHVGGDRKAIVAKVAELAEKRGYKTDTTDGTKIIFDDGWVLVRASGTEPIIRVFSEAKSEEKAREYLELGLKLLEEVLRS from the coding sequence ATGGGAAAGCTCTTTGGGACCTTCGGAGTCCGCGGAATAGCGAACGAGAAGATAACGCCGGAGTTCGCCCTTAAGATGGGCATGGCCTTTGGGACGATGCTCAAGAGGGAGGGAAGGAAAAGACCGCTCGTCGTTGTCGGCAGGGACACCAGGGTAAGCGGTGAAATGCTGAAGGACGCTTTAATCAGCGGCCTGCTGAGTGTAGGCTGTGATGTTATCGACGTCGGCATAGCTCCAACTCCTGCAATACAGTGGGCCACCAACCACTTCAAGGCCGACGGTGGAGCGGTCATAACAGCCAGCCACAACCCACCCGAGTACAACGGGATAAAGCTCCTCGAGCCAAACGGCATGGGTCTGAAGAAGGAGCGCGAGGCAGTCGTCGAGGAAATATTCTTCAACGAGGACTTTGACAGGGCCAGATGGGACGAGATAGGCGAGGTTCGCGAGGAGAACATCATAAAGCCCTACATCGAGGCAATAAAGAGCAGAGTGGACGTCGAGGCGATAAAGGCCAGAAGGCCCTTTGTCGTTGTCGACACCTCCAACGGCGCCGGCTCGCTTACGCTTCCCTACCTTCTCAGAGAGCTCGGCTGTAAAGTCGTCAGTGTTAACGCCCACCCGGACGGCCACTTCCCGGCCAGAAACCCTGAACCAAACGAAGAGAACCTGAAGGAGTTCAAGGAGATAGTCAAAGCCCTTGGTGCTGACTTCGGCGTTGCCCAAGACGGCGACGCTGACAGGGCGGTCTTCATAGACGAGAACGGCCGCTTTATACAGGGAGACAAGACCTTTGCGCTCGTTGCCGACGCCGTGCTGAGGGAGAAAAGCGGTGGGCTTCTCGTTACCACCATAGCTACTTCAAACCTGCTCGATGACATAGCGAAGCGTAACGGGGCAAAAGTGATGAGAACCAAGGTAGGTGACCTTATCGTTGCCAGAGCCCTTCTGGAGAACAACGGCACCATCGGCGGCGAAGAGAACGGCGGCGTTATCTTCCCGGACTTCGTTCTCGGCAGGGACGGTGCGATGACTACTGCCAAGATAGTTGAGATATTTGCCAAATCGGGCAAGAAGTTCAGCGAGCTGATTGATGAACTCCCCAAGTACTACCAGTTTAAGACAAAGAGGCACGTTGGGGGCGACAGGAAGGCCATAGTGGCCAAGGTTGCCGAGCTCGCTGAAAAGAGGGGCTACAAGACGGACACGACAGACGGAACCAAGATAATCTTCGACGACGGCTGGGTTCTCGTGAGGGCAAGCGGAACGGAGCCGATAATAAGGGTCTTCAGCGAAGCCAAAAGTGAGGAGAAGGCGAGGGAATACCTTGAGCTGGGACTGAAGTTGTTAGAGGAAGTTCTCAGGAGCTGA
- a CDS encoding mannose-1-phosphate guanylyltransferase/mannose-6-phosphate isomerase, producing the protein MKMLILAGGKGTRLWPLSRELMPKQFVRFLDDRSLFQKTVERALKFSRPAEIFVVTNKEYKFRVLDDLGELGVELPAENILLEPVGKNTLPAIYWGVKTVDEIFGDSVVAVLPSDHLIEVNGAYETAFVRAEKLARNYLVTFGIKPTRPHTGYGYIRPGEAIKEGEKVLGYTVAEFKEKPDLETAKKYVESGYYWNSGMFAFSTSLFLEEAERHAPEVVKAFEEESIEKAYELAPDISIDYGVMEKTDKAAVVPLNTYWNDLGSFDAIYEVLEKDEDGNAIRITSKNAYHIGVDSKNNLIISERLTATVGVEDLIIIDTDDALLVAKKGESQKVKEIYKVLKEKNDERAIVHRTAYRPWGSYTVLEEGERYKIKRLTVLPGKKLSLQMHYHRSEHWVVVRGTAKVRVGDEEILLRPGESTFIPAGVIHRLENPGKVVLEVIETQIGEYLGEDDIVRFEDDFGRD; encoded by the coding sequence ATGAAGATGCTGATCTTGGCTGGGGGTAAGGGGACCCGCCTGTGGCCGCTCAGCAGGGAACTGATGCCCAAACAGTTCGTCCGCTTTCTTGACGATAGAAGCCTCTTCCAGAAGACCGTCGAGAGAGCGCTTAAGTTCTCAAGGCCGGCGGAAATATTCGTCGTTACCAACAAGGAGTACAAATTCAGGGTTCTCGACGACCTGGGGGAGCTCGGCGTTGAGCTTCCAGCCGAGAACATTCTCCTTGAACCGGTTGGCAAAAACACCCTTCCGGCCATCTACTGGGGGGTTAAGACGGTAGATGAAATCTTTGGCGACTCCGTCGTTGCGGTACTGCCCAGCGACCACCTCATCGAGGTGAACGGGGCCTACGAGACTGCCTTCGTTAGGGCAGAGAAGCTGGCCAGGAATTATCTGGTGACCTTCGGCATAAAGCCGACTAGGCCACACACCGGCTACGGCTACATAAGGCCGGGTGAGGCAATCAAGGAAGGTGAGAAGGTTCTCGGCTATACCGTTGCCGAGTTCAAGGAGAAGCCAGACCTTGAGACGGCTAAAAAATACGTTGAGAGCGGTTACTACTGGAACAGCGGGATGTTTGCCTTCTCGACGTCGCTCTTCCTTGAGGAGGCAGAGAGGCACGCGCCCGAGGTTGTAAAGGCCTTCGAGGAGGAGAGCATAGAGAAGGCCTACGAGCTGGCCCCGGATATAAGCATCGACTACGGAGTCATGGAGAAGACCGACAAGGCGGCGGTAGTCCCGCTCAACACCTATTGGAACGACCTTGGCAGTTTCGACGCGATATACGAGGTTTTGGAGAAGGACGAGGATGGGAACGCCATAAGGATAACGAGCAAAAACGCTTATCACATCGGGGTTGACTCAAAGAACAACCTCATAATATCCGAACGTCTCACCGCAACGGTGGGCGTTGAAGACCTCATCATAATTGACACCGACGATGCTCTCCTCGTGGCGAAGAAGGGCGAGAGCCAGAAGGTTAAGGAGATTTACAAGGTTCTAAAGGAGAAGAACGACGAGAGGGCAATTGTCCACAGAACGGCTTACAGACCATGGGGAAGCTACACAGTCCTTGAGGAAGGAGAGCGCTACAAGATAAAGCGCCTTACCGTTCTGCCGGGCAAGAAGCTTTCCCTCCAGATGCACTACCATCGTTCGGAGCACTGGGTCGTGGTGAGGGGAACAGCCAAAGTCCGCGTCGGGGACGAGGAGATACTCCTAAGGCCCGGCGAGAGCACTTTCATCCCGGCCGGAGTCATCCACCGCCTTGAAAACCCTGGAAAGGTTGTTCTTGAGGTTATCGAGACCCAGATAGGAGAATACCTCGGTGAGGATGACATAGTCCGCTTTGAGGACGATTTCGGGAGGGATTGA
- a CDS encoding ADP-specific glucokinase, with translation MAWDNLYASAFEKVRARIGSTGRVLLAYNTNIDAVKYLERKDLEERVEKAGKEEVFQYAEELPKRIENVPQLLGSILWSIKRGKAAELFVESCSTRFYMKRWGWDELRMGGQVGIMANLLGGVYGVPVIAHVPQLSGLQASLFKDGPIYVPKVEEGRLKLVHPRDFGGDEENCLHYIYEFPRGFTVFDLEAPRENRFIGSADDYNPNVYIRPEFLKHFGEIASEAQLAIISGLQALTKENYREPFEIIEQHLEVLNEKGIPVHLEFAFTPDETVRKAIIDLLGKFWSVGLNEVELASIMEVMGEKGLAEKLLSHDPVDPIAVTEAMLKLAEKTGVKRIHFHTYGYYLALTEYEGDFVRDALLFAALAAAAKAKLGDVRSIDDVVKAMDVPVNEKAKPVEEALVKEYGMKDGIAEVGAYQLAFVPTKIVAKPKSTVGIGDTISSSAFVGEFALR, from the coding sequence GTGGCCTGGGATAACCTTTACGCTTCTGCCTTCGAGAAGGTTAGGGCTAGGATTGGCAGCACCGGAAGGGTTCTCTTAGCTTACAACACCAACATCGACGCCGTCAAGTATCTGGAGCGAAAAGACTTGGAGGAGCGCGTTGAGAAGGCCGGTAAAGAGGAGGTTTTCCAGTACGCTGAGGAGCTTCCCAAAAGGATAGAGAACGTCCCCCAGTTGCTCGGCTCAATCCTCTGGAGCATAAAGAGGGGAAAAGCTGCCGAGCTCTTCGTCGAGAGCTGTTCAACGCGCTTTTACATGAAGCGCTGGGGCTGGGACGAGCTCAGGATGGGCGGTCAGGTCGGCATAATGGCAAACCTCCTCGGCGGTGTGTACGGCGTTCCAGTTATAGCGCACGTCCCCCAGCTTTCCGGCCTTCAGGCGAGCCTCTTCAAAGACGGCCCAATATACGTTCCGAAGGTTGAGGAGGGAAGACTAAAGCTCGTCCACCCGAGGGACTTCGGAGGAGACGAGGAGAACTGCCTCCACTACATCTACGAGTTTCCAAGGGGCTTTACCGTTTTTGACCTTGAGGCACCGAGGGAGAACCGCTTCATAGGCTCGGCCGACGACTACAACCCGAACGTCTACATAAGGCCCGAGTTCCTCAAACACTTTGGTGAGATAGCCTCAGAGGCCCAACTTGCCATTATCAGCGGCCTCCAGGCGCTTACGAAGGAAAACTACCGCGAGCCGTTTGAAATCATTGAACAACACCTGGAGGTTCTGAATGAGAAGGGCATCCCCGTCCACCTTGAGTTCGCCTTTACACCGGATGAGACTGTGAGAAAAGCCATCATTGATTTGCTCGGAAAGTTCTGGAGCGTTGGACTGAACGAAGTTGAGCTGGCTTCGATAATGGAGGTAATGGGTGAGAAAGGCCTTGCTGAGAAGCTTCTCTCTCACGACCCCGTTGATCCGATAGCGGTTACAGAGGCCATGCTCAAGCTCGCTGAAAAAACCGGCGTGAAGAGGATACACTTCCACACCTACGGCTACTACCTTGCACTAACGGAATACGAGGGCGACTTCGTCCGCGATGCCCTCCTCTTCGCGGCTTTAGCTGCTGCAGCAAAGGCGAAGCTAGGTGATGTGCGCTCGATAGACGATGTCGTCAAGGCCATGGACGTTCCGGTCAACGAGAAGGCCAAGCCTGTGGAGGAGGCCCTTGTGAAGGAGTATGGCATGAAAGATGGCATAGCTGAGGTTGGTGCCTATCAGCTTGCCTTTGTCCCGACGAAGATAGTTGCGAAGCCAAAGTCAACAGTTGGCATTGGAGACACCATCTCAAGCTCGGCCTTCGTCGGTGAGTTTGCACTTCGCTGA
- a CDS encoding 60S ribosomal export protein NMD3, protein MGERFCYRCGISESEGGPLIEGLCQVCFRKENPVLLIDDELNTELCQNCGSYKKRGVWVDPKTYELEELIFEVAESALLEAIENSLDERVKTFELVSPEELESTQELPVGKAVVSFEPVDWHIEYFPAIITYEVRVKARIHELQRELHDERKYVTVYVRQTVCPRCQKFLGGYFEAILQVRAEGRELSSEERKAIDDLVEKKVDEIMRKDRMGFIQDTIEKEEGLDFYMGSTSAARKLAQAIKERFGGTISEAYELVGLDRQTSKEVYRTSVSVRLPKFRKGDIVSDRAGRVYEVERVDGRGMSVKNLSTGESEHIDWKTVKREEIDVVEATESEAMVTSIGREEIQLMDMESYETYEIEKPDFEVLEGEIYKVVEVGGRKYLRGKSQRNSY, encoded by the coding sequence ATGGGTGAGCGCTTCTGTTACAGGTGTGGTATAAGCGAGAGCGAAGGTGGTCCCTTAATTGAGGGCCTCTGCCAGGTGTGCTTTAGGAAGGAGAATCCGGTCCTTCTCATCGATGATGAACTCAACACGGAACTCTGTCAGAACTGCGGGAGCTATAAAAAGAGGGGCGTCTGGGTTGATCCAAAAACTTACGAACTCGAAGAGCTGATCTTTGAGGTGGCGGAGAGCGCTTTGCTTGAGGCCATTGAAAATTCCCTCGATGAGAGGGTCAAAACCTTTGAGCTGGTGTCCCCCGAGGAGCTGGAATCAACTCAAGAACTCCCTGTTGGAAAGGCGGTGGTTTCTTTTGAGCCGGTTGATTGGCACATTGAATACTTCCCGGCCATAATAACGTATGAAGTCCGGGTTAAAGCGAGGATACACGAGCTTCAGCGTGAGCTGCACGATGAGAGAAAGTACGTTACTGTTTACGTCCGCCAGACGGTGTGTCCCCGCTGTCAAAAGTTTCTTGGTGGCTATTTCGAGGCCATTTTGCAGGTTCGCGCAGAGGGCAGAGAGCTAAGCAGTGAAGAGCGGAAAGCCATAGATGATCTCGTTGAGAAAAAAGTCGACGAGATAATGAGGAAGGACAGGATGGGCTTTATTCAGGACACCATCGAGAAGGAAGAAGGGTTGGACTTCTACATGGGCTCCACAAGTGCCGCGAGAAAGCTGGCCCAGGCGATAAAGGAGCGCTTTGGCGGAACGATCAGCGAGGCCTATGAGCTGGTCGGCCTCGACAGACAGACCAGTAAAGAGGTCTACCGTACGAGTGTGAGTGTTAGACTGCCAAAGTTCAGGAAGGGTGACATAGTTTCGGATAGAGCGGGCAGGGTCTACGAAGTCGAGAGAGTTGATGGAAGGGGAATGTCGGTAAAGAACCTCAGCACAGGGGAGAGCGAGCACATTGATTGGAAAACCGTAAAGAGAGAGGAGATAGACGTGGTCGAGGCCACTGAGAGCGAGGCAATGGTTACAAGCATCGGCCGTGAGGAAATCCAGCTTATGGACATGGAGAGCTACGAAACCTACGAGATAGAAAAGCCAGATTTTGAAGTACTTGAAGGGGAGATCTATAAAGTTGTGGAAGTGGGTGGTCGTAAATACCTCCGCGGAAAAAGCCAGCGAAACTCTTATTAG
- a CDS encoding DUF424 domain-containing protein, giving the protein MIYVKIYRVQGEVLLAACDEELLGKTFREGKLKLEVRERFYKGELMDEDALESLLEEATIANLTGERCVSKAIELGYVDPERVLRIEGIPHAQMAKLMW; this is encoded by the coding sequence ATGATATACGTTAAAATCTATCGTGTTCAGGGCGAGGTTCTCTTGGCAGCATGTGATGAAGAACTGCTTGGAAAGACGTTCAGGGAGGGTAAGCTTAAGCTTGAGGTCAGGGAGAGGTTCTACAAAGGCGAGCTGATGGATGAAGACGCCCTGGAGTCCCTCCTGGAAGAGGCCACCATAGCCAACCTGACCGGGGAGAGATGCGTCTCAAAGGCGATAGAACTCGGTTACGTTGACCCCGAAAGGGTTCTGAGGATTGAAGGAATACCTCACGCCCAGATGGCAAAGCTGATGTGGTGA
- a CDS encoding ArsR/SmtB family transcription factor has protein sequence MESDMGKLLDILGNETRRRILLLLTRRPYFVSELSQELGVGQKAVLEHLRILKSAGLIEERVEKIPRGRPRKYYTIKRGFRLEVLLTPYTFGTEIYEPRKPGTREVYSRARALIKAHEPVEEKIGELVDFLGEIEVKLNELLEAKRELEEVRLLIETYIENLLRRVAQEDEKLVEEIIHEIEPKLPKRILERINDF, from the coding sequence ATGGAATCAGATATGGGGAAGCTCCTCGATATCCTCGGGAACGAAACTAGGAGGAGAATACTCCTCCTGCTCACGAGAAGACCTTACTTTGTGAGTGAACTGAGCCAGGAACTTGGAGTAGGACAGAAGGCCGTGCTCGAACACCTCCGAATACTAAAGAGCGCAGGGTTAATCGAAGAACGGGTTGAAAAAATCCCCCGCGGGAGGCCAAGAAAGTACTACACGATAAAAAGGGGCTTTAGGCTGGAGGTGCTCCTAACTCCCTACACCTTCGGCACTGAAATTTACGAGCCCAGGAAACCCGGAACTAGAGAAGTTTACTCAAGGGCCAGAGCCCTAATCAAGGCCCATGAGCCAGTGGAAGAGAAGATAGGAGAGCTTGTGGATTTCCTGGGCGAGATAGAAGTAAAGCTGAACGAACTACTTGAGGCCAAGAGAGAACTGGAAGAGGTCAGGCTTCTGATTGAGACGTACATAGAGAACCTCCTGAGAAGGGTTGCACAGGAAGACGAGAAGCTCGTCGAGGAGATAATACACGAGATCGAGCCTAAGCTGCCGAAGAGAATACTGGAAAGAATCAACGACTTTTAG